In Procambarus clarkii isolate CNS0578487 chromosome 50, FALCON_Pclarkii_2.0, whole genome shotgun sequence, one genomic interval encodes:
- the LOC138351567 gene encoding uncharacterized protein — translation MATPEQLRRTYIGLKDHLTRLINKSETLSKATPIDYHQLEISLRVADLKFDQVRCTIRSYLDILNATETDPDEIDQTLAETSQYEDDTQDKLNVLYNLVSQHEFNANNTVSQSSVQLLEVRLPTLDLPTFAGLDEENWDTFWTSYEVHIHKKPSLDKVSKFSYLNSLLKGEAKKVINNLALTENIYEEAIKLLKLNYCNKELSIANLYYQLLDLNAPSNRPDSLQSFRLEVESLVKVLELHRCTKCMGSHDPSKCVVHLRLCSRCNKGMHHYALCRKTSSQSITPREDSMNCTTVQYCKVYQEINVPATDSGNNTTLPTAQLKLINRKSRVNTRGLFDQGSQKTLITQQLVEQLKLKPAKRVRLNISGFLTNCEPREYQVARVLVRLGSSTNSVQAVVVDKLPSDLQVTGLARTAKYLRRNRMRVDLQEEDHDYTKFLLIKDPLDPDSDVVTYRFASVLFGATSSPFLLQATLDTHLKKSNSSYKAEISNNLYVDNFQGTTNDKFKLLEIYHEANPRVAPIKKRSLPQIELTGLLVGVRLAHCLTKTLNNIHLGEIVVWSDNEAVLQWVRNNNNNKTPYVSNRVKEIHELSAGYKFRHVPANDNPADYLSKGLSLKQIIKSPMWFNGPSWLVNDQWPKQKPQVIVTNITTPMTDPEPHRILAINPHNYSNLTCVGAAMIATISHATLVDHVFQQVPDDAISTPHLRLLLQEVKYNLMAS, via the exons atggctactcctgaacaattaaggagaacctatattggccttaaagatcatttaaccagactgatcaATAAGTCAGAAACTttatctaaagcaactcccattgattaccaTCAATTAGAAATAtcattgagagtagctgatctcaaatttgatcaagtcagatgtACAATCAGGTCTTATCTTGACATACTGAATGCaacagaaactgatcctgatgaaatagatcaaacTCTAGCAGAAActtctcagtatgaagatgacACTCAAGATAAGCTTAATGTACTATATAATTTAGTAAGTCAACATGAATTCAATGCAAACAATACTGTATCTCAATCCAGTGTACAACTACttgaggttcgtctacctactttagacttacctacatttgcaggactggatgaagaaaattgggacacattttggacttcatatgaagttcatatacataaaaaaCCTTCTCTTGAtaaggtttctaaattctcttacctaaacagtcttctcaaaggggaggctaaaaaggttataaataacctagctctcactgagaacATTTATGAAGAAGCTATAAAActgctgaagttgaactattgcaacaaagagttaagtatagctaaccTATATTAtcagttactggatctgaatgcaccaagtaaccgaccagactcacttcagaGCTttaggctagaagtagagtctctagtgaaggtcttag AATTACAtagatgcaccaagtgcatgggttctcatgaccccagtaaatgtgtagtccatctacggttgtgcagtagatgcaacaaaggtatgcatcattatgccttatgtagaaagacATCATCACAATCTATAACACCTCGGGAGGATTCTATGAATTGTACCACAGTTCAATACTGCAAAGTATACCAAGAAATCAATGTACCTGCAACTGATtcgggcaataatactactctgcctacagctcagctTAAACTAATTAATAGGAAGTCTAGAGTCaatactagaggtctttttgatcaaggatcacagaagactttaatcacacaacaattagttgagcagttgaaattaaaacctgccaaacgtGTGAGATTAAATAtctctgggttcttgactaactGTGAACCTCGTGAATATCAAGTAGCCAGAGTATTAGtacgacttggatcttccactaattcagtacaagcggtagtagtagataagcttccttcagacctgcaggtcacaggactagctcgcactgcgaaatatctcaGACGTAACCGCATGAG agtagacttacaagaggaggatcatgattataccaaatttctcctgattaaggatccactggatcctgacagtgatgtcgtAACCTAcaggtttgcctctgtgctattcggcgCGACCTCttcaccgtttctacttcaagcaacgttagatacacatttgaagaagtcaaataGCTCTTATAAAGCAGAAATTAGCAACAACTTGTATGTGGACAACTTCCAGGGAACCACTAATGACAAATTTAAATtgttagaaatctaccatgaggctaatc caagagtggctccaatcaagaagagatctttacctcaaattgaGTTGACtggattgctggtgggagtaagattggctcattgcctgaccaagacactcaacaatattcaccttggtgaaatcgtagtgtggtcagacaatgaggcagtcttacaatgggtacgaaacaataataataataaaactccctacgtcagcaATCGTGTTAAGGAAATCCATGAATTATCTGCAGGAtacaaattcagacatgttcctgccAACGACAATCCAGCAGATTACCTTTCGAAAGGTCTGTCACTAAAACAGATCATCAAGTCtccgatgtggttcaatggaccttcatggcttgttaatGATCAGTGGCCtaaacagaaaccacaagtcatagtgaccaatatcactactcccatgacagACCCAGAACCTCATCGGATATTAGCTATTAACCCTCACAATTAttccaacttga CGTGTGTTGGAGCTGCCATGATTGCAACAATTTCCCACGCTACGCTAGTGGATCACGTGTTCCAGCAAGTCCCAGATGACGCCATCTCGACACCACACCTCCGTTTACTGTTACAG GAAGTCAAGTATAATTTGATGGCCTCATGA